A region from the Aegilops tauschii subsp. strangulata cultivar AL8/78 chromosome 5, Aet v6.0, whole genome shotgun sequence genome encodes:
- the LOC109785667 gene encoding eukaryotic translation initiation factor 3 subunit B, with amino-acid sequence MALAISMEAIDARARELGIDLDSVDVDSITLPPGEDFDILSDDEDLLQNEDIPELEMGFSNIIVVDNLPVVPPEKYEKLENVVRKIYSQIGVIKEGGLWMPTHPETKKTYGYCFIEYNTPQEAELAREKTNGYKLDKSHIFAVNMFDDFEKYMKVPDEWAPAEIKPYTPGENLLKWLTDDKARDQFVIRAGTFTEVYWNDARRAMPELVYQKQYWTDSYIQWSPLGTHLATVHRQGAQVWGGDDKFVRLMRFAHPQVKLIDFSPGEKYLITYSSQEPSNPRDTHRVVLNIFDVRTGKVMRDFKGSADDFTTGGNMGVSGVSWPIFRWGGGRDDKYFARLGKNVISVYETDTFSLIDKKSLKVENVVDFSWSPTDPIISLFVPELGGGNQPARVSLVQIPGKEEIRQKNLFSVSDCKMYWQNNGEYLAVQVDRYTKTKKSIYTGFELFRIKERDIPIEVFELENKNDKIIAFAWEPKGHRFAVIHGDGPKPDISFYTMKAVNNNVSRVSKLTTLKGKQANALFWSPAGRFIVLAGLKGFNGQLEFFNVDDLETMATGEHFMATDIMWDPTGRFLATAVTSVHEMENGFQIWSFNGKLIYKISKDHFYQFQWRPRPPSLLTPEKEEDISKNLKRYSKKYEQEDLDVSNQVGELERKRRTQLQEEWQGWVAKWKQLHEEERAYRMELRGGEESDKEEEAEYKEIEAEELVDVTEEIVAFDLDQE; translated from the exons ATGGCGCTAGCGATCTCGATGGAAGCCATAGATGCGCGCGCGCGGGAGCTTGGGATCGATCTCGACTCCGTCGACGTCGACTCCATCACCCTCCCGCCCGGCGAGGACTTCGACATCCTCAG TGATGATGAGGATTTACTTCAGAATGAAGACATTCCAGAGCTTGAGATGGGCTTTTCAAACATTATTGTGGTGGACAATCTGCCGGTTGTTCCCCCAGAAAAGTATGAGAAGCTGGAGAACGTTGTACGCAAGATATACAGTCAAATTGGTGTCATCAAAGAAGGCGGGCTTTGGATGCCTACACACCCAGAGACCAAGAAGACCTATGGCTACTGCTTCATCGAATATAACACTCCGCAG GAAGCTGAGCTTGCTAGGGAAAAAACAAATGGCTACAAACTGGACAAATCTCACATATTTGCTGTTAATATGTTCGATGACTTTGAGAAGTACATGAAAGTTCCCGATGAATGGGCACCTGCTGAAATCAAGCCATACACTCCTGGA GAAAATCTTCTGAAGTGGCTAACTGATGATAAGGCCAGAGATCAGTTTGTGATCCGTGCTGGGACGTTCACTGAAGTGTACTGGAACGACGCCAGACGGGCAATGCCTGAGCTTGTGTACCAAAAGCAG TACTGGACGGATAGTTATATCCAATGGTCCCCTCTTGGAACACACTTGGCTACCGTGCATAGGCAGGGCGCACAGGTGTGGGGTGGCGATGATAAGTTTGTTCGTCTAATGCGCTTTGCTCATCCACAG GTGAAACTCATTGATTTCTCTCCCGGTGAGAAATATTTGATCACTTACAGCAGCCAGGAGCCCAGCAACCCTAGGGACACACAT AGGGTCGTACTGAATATCTTTGATGTACGCACTGGAAAAGTGATGCGGGACTTCAAGGGAAGTGCTGATGATTTCACTACTGGTGGAAATATGGGTGTCTCTGGTGTTTCATGGCCTATCTTCAG GTGGGGTGGTGGAAGAGATGATAAGTATTTTGCTAGACTTGGAAAGAATGTTATATCTGTCTATGAGACTGATACGTTCTCTCTTATCGATAAGAAGTCCCTAAAGGTAGAAAATGTGGTTGACTTCAGTTGGTCTCCTACTGATCCTATCATATCACTCTTTGTGCCTGAATTAGGTGGTGGAAACCAGCCTGCCAGG GTGAGTCTTGTGCAAATTCCGGGCAAAGAGGAGATTCGGCAGAAAAACCTTTTCAGTGTTAGTGACTGCAAAATGTACTGGCAGAACAATGGAGAATATCTGGCTGTCCAGGTAGACAGGTACACCAAAACAAAGAAGAGCATTTACACTGGGTTCGAGCTGTTCAGAATCAAGGAACGGGACATCCCAATTGAGGTCTTTGAATTGGAAAACAAGAATGACAAGATAATTGCCTTTGCATGGGAGCCTAAAGGTCACCGCTTTGCTGTTATTCATGGTGATGGGCCTAAGCCTGATATAAGTTTCTACACGATGAAAGCAGTCAACAATAATGTTAGTCGTGTGTCCAAGCTCACCACACTCAAGGGCAAGCAGGCCAATGCATTGTTCTGGTCTCCTGCTGGGCGTTTCATTGTTCTGGCAGGGCTGAAGGGTTTCAATGGCCAGCTGGAGTTCTTCAACGTTGATGATCTTGAGACCATGGCGACAGGAGAGCATTTTATGGCGACTGACATCATGTGGGATCCTACTGGAAG ATTTCTCGCAACTGCAGTTACTTCGGTTCATGAGATGGAAAATGGTTTCCAAATTTGGTCCTTCAATGGGAAGCTAATTTACAAGATTTCAAAAGATCACTTCTATCAG TTCCAATGGCGCCCAAGGCCACCATCACTACTTACTCCTGAGAAGGAGGAGGACATCTCAAAGAACCTCAAGCGGTACAGCAAGAAGTATGAACAAGAGGATCTGGACGTGTCCAACCAGGTGGGCGAGCTAGAGCGCAAGAGACGGACGCAGCTTCAAGAGGAATGGCAAGGATGGGTGGCCAAGTGGAAGCAGCTGCACGAGGAGGAGCGTGCATACCGGATGGAGCTGAGAGGCGGGGAGGAGAGCGACAAGGAAGAAGAGGCGGAGTACAAGGAGATTGAGGCGGAGGAGTTGGTTGATGTCACAGAAGAAATTGTTGCCTTTGACCTCGACCAGGAGTGA
- the LOC109785661 gene encoding uncharacterized protein, whose protein sequence is MGSVVGTAASGVGTLLGGAVAAPFRAILGASCEGVCSGTWDVACFLEHLCAASLARLFMVIVLTYVVLFFAYLVCKAGIVRCVAKNACKVAGAACSGCCHALKGSSCFLWRKLRDTKRVYHGRRRRHPDVETGVGDWSSDEESDGDGGHGHGTRRWGRAREGSSSSVRERRKDRLRRSLRLRRLTSHKEQYATARSHGGGRHHRGRVVVPSTSLRVDAGRKFKRVRT, encoded by the coding sequence ATGGGATCCGTGGTGGGCACGGCGGCGAGCGGCGTGGGCACGCTGCTCGGcggcgccgtcgccgcgcccttcAGGGCCATCCTCGGCGCGTCCTGCGAGGGCGTCTGCTCGGGGACGTGGGACGTGGCCTGCTTCCTGGAGCACCTCTGCGCCGCCAGCCTGGCCAGGCTCTTCATGGTCATCGTCCTCACCTACGTCGTGCTCTTCTTCGCCTACCTCGTGTGCAAAGCCGGGATCGTCCGCTGCGTGGCCAAGAACGCCTGCAAGGTCGCCGGGGCGGCGTGCTCCGGCTGCTGCCACGCGCTGAAGGGGTCGTCGTGCTTCCTCTGGCGCAAGCTGCGGGACACCAAGCGCGTGTACCACGGCCGCCGCCGGCGGCATCCGGACGTGGAGACGGGAGTTGGAGATTGGAGCTCCGACGAGGAGAGCGACGGCGATGGTGGCCACGGTCATGGTACAAGGAGGTGGGGCAGGGCGAGGGAGGGGTCGTCGTCGTCGGTGAGGGAGAGGAGGAAGGACAGGCTGCGCCGGTCGCTGCGCCTGAGGAGACTCACCTCCCACAAGGAGCAGTACGCCACGGCGAGAAGCCATGGGGGCGGAAGGCATCACCGCGGCAGGGTCGTGGTGCCGTCCACGTCGCTGCGCGTCGACGCCGGGAGGAAGTTCAAGCGCGTCCGTACATAA
- the LOC109785664 gene encoding uncharacterized protein, translating into MEMEAMGKQQREEALLRAASDGNLRLLKKMARWMGSAGQGEGAVLAAVEDGQGDRALHLAAGAGRVEVCRYLVEDLRLDVNQLNFIGHCEIVELLLSRGIDVNLDYAQGTPLHAAAISTRHDAMKILLEHHADPNKVCGLGYTPLSWALRAIRPMPRESLECVKLLVKAGADLNFIDFGGDSYVMLAVKFGLPGIMKFLLNAGANPNIPDECGRTPIEVAASTGSRDMVEMLFPLTSPISTLPDWSIDGIISHGKHYGLKPGDKQMCAKRRIELKQKASETFKRGEYFMASEMYSCAMSFDPSPDDYATILANMSLCVLRAGNGRDALSDAAMCRMARPLWPKACYREGAALMLLKVKITQ; encoded by the exons ATGGAGATGGAGGCGATGGGGAAGCAGCAGCGGGAGGAggcgctcctccgcgccgcctcCGACGGCAACCTCCGACTCCTCAAGA AGATGGCGAGGTGGATGGGCTCAGCCGGGCAAGGCGAGGGCGCCGTCCTGGCGGCGGTGGAGGACGGCCAAGGGGACCGCGCGCTGCACCTggcggccggggcggggcgggTCGAGGTCTGCAGGTACCTCGTCGAGGACCTCCGCCTCGATGTCAATCAACTCAACTTCATAG GACATTGTGAAATAGTAGAACTGCTGCTTTCAAGAGGAATCGATGTGAATTTAGATTATGCACAAGGGACACCATTGCATGCAGCTGCTATTTCTACACGACATGACGCAATGAAGATTTTGTTGGAGCACCATGCCGAT CCTAACAAGGTTTGTGGTCTTGGTTACACCCCATTGAGTTGGGCCCTCCGGGCCATCAGGCCCATGCCAAGAGAGTCGTTGGAATGTGTCAAGCTGCTTGTTAAG GCTGGTGCTGATCTGAATTTTATTGACTTCGGTGGTGATAGTTACGTGATGTTGGCAGTGAAGTTTGGCTTACCTGGTATCATGAAGTTCTTACTAAATGCTGGTGCTAACCCCAATATTCCTGATGAA TGTGGTCGCACACCAATTGAAGTTGCTGCCTCTACAGGCAGTAGGGACATGGTTGAAATGTTATTCCCTTTAACTTCTCCTATTTCAACGCTGCCGGACTGGAGTATTGATGGAATCATTTCTCATGGGAAACACTATGGTTTGAAGCCAGGG GATAAACAAATGTGCGCAAAGAGAAGAATAGAACTAAAACAGAAAGCTTCGGAGACTTTTAAGAGAGGGGAATATTTTATGGCATCGGAGATGTATAGTTGT GCAATGTCATTTGACCCTAGTCCAGATGATTATGCAACCATATTGGCAAATATGAGTCTCTGCGTGTTGCGTGCTGGAAACGGAAGAGATGCTCTCTCTGATGCTGCCATGTGCAGAATGGCGCGACCTCTTTGGCCAAAAGCCTGCTACCGAGAAGGGGCAGCTCTTATGTTATTGAAGGTAAAAATAacacagtag